One Triticum dicoccoides isolate Atlit2015 ecotype Zavitan chromosome 4B, WEW_v2.0, whole genome shotgun sequence genomic window carries:
- the LOC119290805 gene encoding cysteine-rich repeat secretory protein 55-like, giving the protein MALCRARSGLLLVAMALLPLGMAMDAIGSNCAGTRYAGSGKANIDSVLSDLVAKGSSGGFATAVAGKGNSTVVYGLAQCRGDVSASDCSACLADAAKQLPAACSYQSDGRIWYDFCFMRYDNTDFAGQSDTGAGVILVNVQAADDPKPFKKAMGKVMNKATAQASASGRAGLGRSKDQYTPFVTIYGLAQCTRDLAPLACAQCVSVALSKFGDYCGAQQGCQINYSSCRVRYEIYPFYFPLDGADGRATTDMTKYTKIVVHA; this is encoded by the coding sequence ATGGCACTTTGCAGAGCGCGCAGCGGGCTGCTGCTTGTCGCCATGGCTCTGCTCCCTCTGGGCATGGCCATGGACGCCATTGGCAGTAACTGCGCCGGAACCAGGTACGCTGGCAGCGGCAAGGCCAACATCGACTCCGTCCTGTCGGACCTCGTCGCCAAGGGCTCCTCGGGAGGCTTCGCCACGGCCGTTGCCGGCAAGGGTAATAGCACCGTCGTCTACGGCCTCGCGCAATGCCGCGGCGACGTCTCCGCCAGCGACTGCTCCGCCTGCCTCGCGGACGCCGCCAAGCAGCTCCCCGCCGCCTGCAGCTATCAGTCCGACGGCAGAATATGGTACGACTTCTGCTTCATGCGGTACGATAACACAGACTTCGCCGGGCAGTCGGACACGGGCGCCGGCGTGATCCTGGTGAACGTGCAGGCGGCGGACGACCCCAAGCCGTTCAAGAAGGCGATGGGGAAGGTGATGAACAAGGCGACGGCGCAGGCGTCGGCGTCGGGCAGGGCGGGGCTCGGCAGGTCCAAGGACCAGTACACGCCGTTCGTCACCATCTACGGCCTGGCGCAGTGCACGCGGGACCTCGCGCCGCTGGCGTGCGCGCAGTGCGTCTCGGTGGCGCTGTCCAAGTTCGGCGACTACTGCGGCGCGCAGCAGGGCTGCCAGATCAACTACAGCAGCTGTAGGGTGCGCTACGAGATCTACCCCTTCTACTTCCCGCTGGACGGCGCCGATGGCCGCGCCACCACCGATATGACGAAATACACCAAGATCGTCGTGCACGCTTGA